The window CCCCGCCGGCTCGGTACAGGAGGCCACACGGAAACCCCGCAAGAGGCGTTGGTTTCGAGAGTCCGCAGCAGCCTCGCGGAGGTCCCGACACACCGGGAAGTCTCGATGTTCGGCGGCCGAGCTATCCTCGTAAACGACAAGATGATCGTCAGCGCGCAGAAGGACGGCGGGCTCCTGGTTCGCGTCGCGGCTGAGCGCCACGGCGAGCTCGTTCGCCGCCCTGGAGCGACGCAAGCGGTGATGGGCGCAGGCCGCGAGATGAGTCCCGGATGGATCAACGTCGCTGCGGATTCGATCCGTGAGGACGAGAATCTTGAATTCTGGCTTCACGCCGCTCTGGAGTACAACCGCCGTGTCAGCCGCCCGCGCAGCGGTTAGTTGAGGATCGCAGCGAGGGGCACGAGCGGCACGAGACCCTCCACCTTCGCCCGCAGTCCGTCGTCAACAGTGCAGAGTGCATCGGCCTGGAGGCGCGTGAGGGCGACGAGTTCCGCGTCGAGAACCGAATCCCACGACTGCTCGGCGGCGATGTCCCACGCGACGTCACGCGAGACACGATCGCCGAGCAATCGCATCGTGAATCGGGTGATCCGCTCTTGCATGTCCTTGACATCACTCTCGTCAACCTGTCCGGCGCGAAGCGCGAGAAGAAGGAGTTGAAGCGCCTGCGATCGAACACCCTGGGCTCCAACGACCTGATGGTTTGCGCTTGGGGTCAGCTGGTGCACGACGATGTGAAACAGGGTGGGCGCATCGATCACGATTCGGCTCATGGGGCCTCCCGATGTGGTCTCTTCAGCGTACGCAATGGCGAGGGAGCTGCCCACCTATCGACCCGCCTTCCGAGCTGCGCCATTCAGCGCGCCTGGCCGAGAAGCTGCGGCGTGTAGGCCTTCGCCTGCGCTCTCAGGGCCTCCGCCACCGCGGCGACGGCGGGCAGCCGAAGCGAGTCGGGGCGCAGCACCATCCAGTAGGGCAGTCGTTCGGCGAAGTCGTCGGGCAGAAGCCGCACGAGATCGTCGTGCTGGTCGGCCATGAAGCAGGGCAGGAAGCCGATGCCCGCACCCGCGCGGGCGGCCTCGACGTGCACGAAGACGTTTGTCGAGCTCAGCGAGTCCCGCATTGTCGGAACGAGGCGGCGCGGCGCGTCCAGGTCGTCGACGAGCAGCATGGAGTCGACGAAATACACCAGCGGATGCCGCGTGAGCTGTTCCGCATTGCGTGGTTCGCCGTGCTCGGCGAGATACGGGCGCGAGGCGTACATGCCGAGAAGATAATCGCCGAGGCGGAATGCGCTGGCGCGGTGAACCTGCGGCTCGCCGACGACGACTTCGATGTCGACGCCCGAGCGGTGCTGCAGCGCGCGCCTCGTCACAGTCTCGATCTCGACGCTGATGCCGGGGTGCCGCTTGCGCAGTTGCGTGACCGCCGGTGTGGCGATGTACGCGCTGAACCCGTCGGTTGCCGACATGCGCACCATGCCCGAGAGCTGAGACTGCGGTTCTTCGGCGCCGGTTCCCA of the Paramicrobacterium humi genome contains:
- a CDS encoding LysR family transcriptional regulator, giving the protein MAPLPLTDPDNLLVLLAVARTGRFTTAAEALQLNHTTVSRRIDSLERDLGGHVLARSVGAWELTELGRRAVHAAEQIETALQTLGTGAEEPQSQLSGMVRMSATDGFSAYIATPAVTQLRKRHPGISVEIETVTRRALQHRSGVDIEVVVGEPQVHRASAFRLGDYLLGMYASRPYLAEHGEPRNAEQLTRHPLVYFVDSMLLVDDLDAPRRLVPTMRDSLSSTNVFVHVEAARAGAGIGFLPCFMADQHDDLVRLLPDDFAERLPYWMVLRPDSLRLPAVAAVAEALRAQAKAYTPQLLGQAR